Genomic DNA from Mesorhizobium sp. 131-2-1:
GCCAACATCCGGACCGCGCTCGACGAGAACCGCCACGTCGTCACGATCGATCCTCATGTCGCCGAACGGGCCCGCTGGGCTGTGGAACGCATGCTCTTTGTATGACGGCGGACATCCATCACATTGGCGGAGCGCCGGTCATTATCGGCGCTGGTATCGCCGGGCTCATGACGGCGCTACACTTGGCGCCGCAACCAGTCGTCCTTCTGTCAAGGACCTCGCTCGGAACCGAAGCCTCGAGCATTCTAGCCCAGGGCGGGCTCGCAGCGAGTCTGGGGGAGGACGACAGCCCCGACCTGCACCTCGCCGATACGCTTGCTGCCGGCGAAGGGCTTTGCGACGAACAAATGGCCAGGCGGGTGGTAGAGGCCGCACCTCAAGCCGTCGAGAATCTCATTCGTCTTGGTACTCCTTTCGACCGCTCGCTAGACGGGAGGCTGCAGCTGGGCCTGGAAGCGGCGCATTCGCGTCGCCGCATCGTGCACGCCGCCGGCGACGCAACCGGCCGCGAGTTGTTTCGGGCGCTACTCGGCGTGGCGCGGCGAACCCGTTCGATCACGATCATGGAAGGCATGACAGCGCTTCGCTTGGTTGTCGCAGAGGGCAGCATTGTTGGCTTGCTGACTGTCCTGCATGGCGCCGTGTTCGCATTGCCCACACGCCGCGTGGTGCTGGCGACCGGTGGTATAGGCGGCCTGTTTTGCGATACAACCAATCCGCTCTCCTCATTCGGGCACGGCCTGGCGCTTGCAGCCTGTGCTGGAGCGGAACTAGCCGATCTCGAATTCGTGCAATTCCACCCGACGGCCCTCGACATTGCGCGCCGGCCAATGCCGCTTGTCAGCGAAGCAGTGCGTGGCGAAGGCGCGGTGCTGATCGATGAGCACGGCCATCGCTTCCTGGCAGACACGCCCGGGGCAGAACTCGCATCGCGCGATGTGGTCGCGCGGGCGATCTCCGATCAGCTCGCAGCCGGGCATGGCGTCTATCTCGATGCCCGACATTGTCTCGGGCAGAAATTCGCAAGACGCTTTCCGGCAATCGACGCTATTTGCAAGCATGCCGGCATCGATCCGGCGGTGGAACCCATTCCCGTACGGCCCGCTGCTCACTATCACATGGGCGGCGTGGCCGTTGACGCCGAGGGGCGAACTTCCGTTAGCGGCCTGTGGGCCTGTGGCGAAGTCGCATGCACAGGACTGCATGGCGCCAACCGGCTTGCCAGCAACTCGCTGACCGAAGCGGTTGCAACCGCCGCCTGGGTGGCTGAAAGCGTCGCGGGTACCTCTGCGGGTTGGCAGTGGCCTAGGCTTCCGGCAACTGTTCCCATCCGGCCCGACCCTTCACCTATTCGCACGATTGTGTCCAATGCGCTTGGCATTGTTCGGAATGGGAAATCATTGTGCGACACGGTCGCGACACTGCTGCCGATCTCTGTTTGCGAGACGGCCGCGGCCGATCCGGCCCTGGTGGCATTGTTGATGGCGATCGCCGCCCTTCGGCGCGAGGAGAGCCGCGGCTCCCACTTTCGATCCGATTTCCCCGGGCGCGATGCCGCCGCCCTCCCCTCACGATTGACGCTCTGCACAGCTTTTGAGAATGCCGTCACGCTCAGATGGCAAGCATCCGAACGGAGCCGTTGACATGACTTCACTTGCACCACTTCCCCAGATCATCATGGAGCCCATCGTGCGTTCTGCCCTGCTTGAAGACCTGGGCAGAGCCGGCGACATCACAAGCGATGCGATCATCCCCGCCGATTGCAAAGCGACGCTGGCGTTGAATGCCCGGCAGGCAGGCGTTGTTGCCGGGCTCGACTTGGTCATGTTTGCCTTCCTGCTGGTCGATCCCGGGATCAGCATCCAGCTGCGGTGTCCTGAGGGCGGCAAGGTTTCGGCCGGCCAGACCATCGCGATCGTAAACGGGCCGGCGCGCAGCCTGCTGACGGCGGAGCGGACGGCGCTCAATTTCTTATGCAAACTCAGCGGCATCGCGACGGCAACGGCTACGCTCGTAAACGCGGTGAGGGGCCATAACGCAAAAATCGTGTGCACACGCAAAACGACGCCCGGCCTGCGTGTCCTGGAAAAGTATGCGGTACGAGCGGGCGGCGGTGCCAATCACCGCTTCGCGCTCGACGACGCCGTGCTGATCAAGGACAACCACATCGCCATTGCCGGCGATATCCGCACCGCAATCGAGCGGGCGCGCCGCGCCATCGGTCACATGGTCAAGATCGAGGTCGAGGTCGACAGGCTGGACCAGTTGGAGATCGCGCTTACAGCGGGCGTCGACGCCGTGCTCCTCGACAACATGTCGGTCGAGGACCTTGCGCAGGCTGTGGCTATGGTCGGTGGCCGCGCGATCACCGAGGCTTCGGGCCGGGTGACGCGGGCGAGCGCCCCGGCAATTGCGGCGACCGGCGTGGACCTCATATCGGTCGGCTGGCTTACCCACAGCGCGCCCATCCTCGACATTGGTCTCGACATGCCGGCCGACCGAAATTGCAACAGGCATCTGAACTGATGGAGAGGACATGAACCGGGATCGCAGGAACTCCTTTGGTCGCAGTCTAACCTGCGTCAGCACGTCCCAGGTTCCACCAACAGCCGACGCAAGCCTTCTCGGCGCCAGGCGACACGCTTCAACAACGGAGGCGGGAGGGACGGACCAGCAAGGCACAGAAAGCCGCGTCGCAGCCCTTGGCGTCATCATCTGCCGACTCGACGAGATGCGCCAGTTGGCGGCCTCTCACGGGCTGGAACTTCTGGGTTATCTGCTGGACGTCGCCTTCACCGAATCCTGCGACGCGATCAGAAAGGAGCATTCCTGTGCTCAGAGTAATATAACGGAAACCGTAATCCCCACGGATGACGTGAGTTGAGCCTGCGGGCAGCAGTTGGAGAGTCCGCTCAAGAGCGCCACCAGTCGCGTTTCGATAGAAGACTTCCCGCTGGCATGCGCCTGGTCTTCAGCATCCACTGCAACGCTCCAGGTCAAGGACGGAAGATTATGGAGAACAAGATTTTATGAACGAACTCAGCCCAGACCTGACCTCGGATCCAATCGGTTGGGCGCTTCCCCCTTGGACGCGAGCGGAAGCCCAAGCGCTCCACGACGCGCCATTCAACGACCTTTTGTTTCAGGCGCAGACCGTTCACCGGCAGAATTTCGATCCCAACAAGGTCCAGCTCAGCCGGCTTCTCAGCATCAAGACGGGTGGATGTCCGGAGGATTGTGGCTATTGCAGCCAGTCGGCGCATCACGAAAGCGGATTGAAGGCGTCGAAGCTGATGGAGGTCAGGCGCGTCATCATGGAGGCGACTAAGGCGCGTGACGCCGGCGCCACCCGCTATTGCATGGGCGCCGCCTGGCGCAATCCCAAGGCGCGCGACATGGATGCGGTCGTGGCGATGGTCGAAGGCGTCAAGGCACTCGGCATGGAGACCTGCATGACGCTCGGCATGCTCGATCTTGAGCAGACCGCTCGCCTGAAACAGGCTGGTCTCGACTATTACAACCACAACATCGATACGTCGGAACGCTACTATAGCGAGATCATCAGCACGCGCAGCTTTGCTGACCGGCTCGAAACACTCGAGCTTGTCCGCCAATCCGGCATCAAGGTCTGCTGTGGCGGCATTGTCGGCATGGGCGAAGAGCCGGTGGACCGGATCGACATGCTGGTGACACTGGCCAATCTGCCGGAACATCCGCAAAGCGTTCCGATCAACATGCTGATCCCGATCGAAGGCACCCCGCTTGCCGAAACCAGGCCGATCGAGCCGATCGAATTCGTGCGTGTGATCGCGCTGGCCCGCATCATGATGCCGAAGTCGCACGTGCGTCTTTCCGCCGGCCGCACCGCCATGACCGATGAAATGCAGGCGCTGTGCTTTTTTGCCGGCGCCAACTCGATCTTCGTCGGCGACACACTGCTGACGGCGGACAATCCCGGCGAAGACAAGGATACTCTGCTGTTCCAGCGTCTCGGCATCGAGCCGATGGAAATCGGCACGCAATGAACGAGGCACTTCTTGCCCGGTATGACGCGTCCTTGCGCGGACTGGCGCGCAAGGACCGGCTGCGCACACTTGCACCGCGCGCCGGGCTCGACTTCTCGTCGAACGACTATCTCGGGCTTGCCGCCTCCAAAAGACTTGGCGAAGCGGTCGCGGCGGCGATTGCGCGGGGGACGCCGGTCGGCGCGACCGGATCGCGGTTGTTAAGGGGCAACTCACCGGAGCACGAGGCCCTGGAGGCAGACGCCGCGGCGTTCTTCGGCGCCGAACGCGCGCTGTTCTTCGGCAGCGGCTATATCGCCAACTTCGCTCTGCTGACGACGCTGCCGCAGAAGGGTGACCTTTTGGTCCTCGACGAACTCGCTCATGCCAGCATGCATGAGGGGGCCCGCGCTGGCCGCGCCGAGTTCAAGCTCGCCGCGCATAACGACATCGATGCTGTCGAGGATGCGATCACCCGCTGGCGCGCCGAAGGCGGCATGGGCCGCATCTGGATCGCGGTCGAAAGCCTCTACAGCATGGATGGCGACCGCGCCCCGATGGCGCGCCTGGTCGCGCTTGCCGATCGGCACGAGGCATTCCTCGTCGTCGACGAGGCGCATGCCACCGGCATCTGGGGACCGAACGGCCGCGGGCTGGCCGCCGCTTTCGAGGGCCGCGACAACACTGTCGCACTTCACACATGCGGCAAGGCGCTCGGCGCGTCCGGCGCACTCGTCACCGGGCCGGGAACGCTATGCGACTATCTCGTCAACCGCTGCCGGCCATTCATCTACGCCACCGCGCCGTCGCCTCTGATGGCGGTGGCAGTGCGCGAAGCGCTGGCCATGCTGTCCGACGAGCCCCAACGCCGTGTCCAGCTGCAGGAGCGCGTAGCCTTCGCGGGCCGCCAATTGGCCGAGCGCTGCGGCGTGAAGCCCAGCGGCTCGCACATCCAGCCCTTTGTCATCGGCGACAACAGGCGCACCATGGCGGTGGCGGCGGCGCTGCAGACGCGCGGCTTCGACATACGCGGCATCCGTCCGCCGACGGTGCCCGAGGGCACATCGCGACTGCGCATTTCGCTGACGCTCAACGTCGACGAAGCGGACATTTCGGCCATGGTCGAGGCGCTCGTCGAGGTGTTGGCCCAGACATGACCAGAAGTGGCATGACCAAGCGCATCGTCGTCACCGGAACAGACACCGGAATTGGCAAGACAGTATTTTCGGCCGGGCTCGCCGGCCTGCTCGACGGCTTCTACTGGAAGCCGGTGCAGTCGGGCCTCGACGAGGAGACGGACAGCGAGGTCGTTGCCCGGCTTTCCGGCTTGCCCGCCGGTCGCGTGCTGCCCGAAGTGTATCGCCTGAAGGAGCCGCTGTCGCCGCATCGTTCAGCCGAACTCGACGGCGTAGCGATAGACGTCGCGGAGCTGTCGCTTCCGGACTTGCCGGGTCCGCTCGTCATCGAAGGTGCCGGGGGACTGATGGTGCCGCTCAATCGGCGCACCAAGTTCATCGACATATTCGCGCAGTGGCGGGTGCCGGTCATCCTGTGCGCCCGTACCAAACTCGGCACGATCAACCACACGCTGCTGTCGATCGAGGCGCTCAGGGCCCGTTCCATCCCGCTCATCGGCATTGCCTTCATCGGCGATGAGGTGGCCGATACGCAGAGAACAATCGTGGAATTCAGCGGCGTGCGCCAGCTTGGCAGACTGCCACTGCTCGATCCGCTGACGAGTGGGACGCTGCGGGAAGCGATGGTTGCCAGCTTCGACCTCACGACGATCGCAGGGGGCGAATGATGTCGCAGTCTCAAGTCTGGCATCCGTTCACCCAGCACGCGCTCGAGCACGCCATCCCTGAAATCGTGCGGACGGAAGGCGCCTACCTCCACAAGGCCGACGGCACGCGCATCCTGGATGCCATTTCCTCCTGGTGGGTCGT
This window encodes:
- a CDS encoding L-aspartate oxidase, producing MTADIHHIGGAPVIIGAGIAGLMTALHLAPQPVVLLSRTSLGTEASSILAQGGLAASLGEDDSPDLHLADTLAAGEGLCDEQMARRVVEAAPQAVENLIRLGTPFDRSLDGRLQLGLEAAHSRRRIVHAAGDATGRELFRALLGVARRTRSITIMEGMTALRLVVAEGSIVGLLTVLHGAVFALPTRRVVLATGGIGGLFCDTTNPLSSFGHGLALAACAGAELADLEFVQFHPTALDIARRPMPLVSEAVRGEGAVLIDEHGHRFLADTPGAELASRDVVARAISDQLAAGHGVYLDARHCLGQKFARRFPAIDAICKHAGIDPAVEPIPVRPAAHYHMGGVAVDAEGRTSVSGLWACGEVACTGLHGANRLASNSLTEAVATAAWVAESVAGTSAGWQWPRLPATVPIRPDPSPIRTIVSNALGIVRNGKSLCDTVATLLPISVCETAAADPALVALLMAIAALRREESRGSHFRSDFPGRDAAALPSRLTLCTAFENAVTLRWQASERSR
- the nadC gene encoding carboxylating nicotinate-nucleotide diphosphorylase; its protein translation is MTSLAPLPQIIMEPIVRSALLEDLGRAGDITSDAIIPADCKATLALNARQAGVVAGLDLVMFAFLLVDPGISIQLRCPEGGKVSAGQTIAIVNGPARSLLTAERTALNFLCKLSGIATATATLVNAVRGHNAKIVCTRKTTPGLRVLEKYAVRAGGGANHRFALDDAVLIKDNHIAIAGDIRTAIERARRAIGHMVKIEVEVDRLDQLEIALTAGVDAVLLDNMSVEDLAQAVAMVGGRAITEASGRVTRASAPAIAATGVDLISVGWLTHSAPILDIGLDMPADRNCNRHLN
- the bioB gene encoding biotin synthase BioB, which gives rise to MNELSPDLTSDPIGWALPPWTRAEAQALHDAPFNDLLFQAQTVHRQNFDPNKVQLSRLLSIKTGGCPEDCGYCSQSAHHESGLKASKLMEVRRVIMEATKARDAGATRYCMGAAWRNPKARDMDAVVAMVEGVKALGMETCMTLGMLDLEQTARLKQAGLDYYNHNIDTSERYYSEIISTRSFADRLETLELVRQSGIKVCCGGIVGMGEEPVDRIDMLVTLANLPEHPQSVPINMLIPIEGTPLAETRPIEPIEFVRVIALARIMMPKSHVRLSAGRTAMTDEMQALCFFAGANSIFVGDTLLTADNPGEDKDTLLFQRLGIEPMEIGTQ
- a CDS encoding 8-amino-7-oxononanoate synthase encodes the protein MNEALLARYDASLRGLARKDRLRTLAPRAGLDFSSNDYLGLAASKRLGEAVAAAIARGTPVGATGSRLLRGNSPEHEALEADAAAFFGAERALFFGSGYIANFALLTTLPQKGDLLVLDELAHASMHEGARAGRAEFKLAAHNDIDAVEDAITRWRAEGGMGRIWIAVESLYSMDGDRAPMARLVALADRHEAFLVVDEAHATGIWGPNGRGLAAAFEGRDNTVALHTCGKALGASGALVTGPGTLCDYLVNRCRPFIYATAPSPLMAVAVREALAMLSDEPQRRVQLQERVAFAGRQLAERCGVKPSGSHIQPFVIGDNRRTMAVAAALQTRGFDIRGIRPPTVPEGTSRLRISLTLNVDEADISAMVEALVEVLAQT
- the bioD gene encoding dethiobiotin synthase, producing MTKRIVVTGTDTGIGKTVFSAGLAGLLDGFYWKPVQSGLDEETDSEVVARLSGLPAGRVLPEVYRLKEPLSPHRSAELDGVAIDVAELSLPDLPGPLVIEGAGGLMVPLNRRTKFIDIFAQWRVPVILCARTKLGTINHTLLSIEALRARSIPLIGIAFIGDEVADTQRTIVEFSGVRQLGRLPLLDPLTSGTLREAMVASFDLTTIAGGE